From Agrobacterium tumefaciens, a single genomic window includes:
- a CDS encoding urocanate hydratase gives MNNPRHNIRDVRAPQGTELNAKSWMTEAPLRMLMNNLDPDVAERPHELVVYGGIGRAARTWDDFDRIVATLKDLNEDETLVVQSGKPVGVFRTHKDAPRVLIANSNLVPHWATWDHFNELDKKGLAMYGQMTAGSWIYIGTQGIVQGTYETFVEAGRQHYEGNLKGKWILTGGLGGMGGAQPLAAVMAGACCLAVECDETRVDFRLRTRYVDAKAHTLDEALALIDQWTKAGEAKSVGLIGNAADVFPELVRRGIRPDIVTDQTSAHDPIHGYLPAGWTVAEWRAKQESDPKAVEAAARASMKVHVQAMVDFWNAGVPTLDYGNNIRQVAKDEGLENAFAFPGFVPAYIRPLFCRGIGPFRWAALSGDPEDIYKTDAKVRELLPDNKHLHNWLDMARERIAFQGLPARICWVGLGDRHRLGLAFNEMVRNGELKAPIVIGRDHLDSGSVASPNRETEAMKDGSDAVSDWPLLNALLNTASGATWVSLHHGGGVGMGFSQHSGMVICCDGSDDASRRIERVLWNDPATGVMRHADAGYDIAIDCAKEQGLRLPGILGN, from the coding sequence ATGAACAATCCGCGCCACAATATCCGCGATGTCCGCGCTCCGCAGGGCACCGAACTCAACGCAAAAAGCTGGATGACCGAAGCGCCGCTTCGCATGCTGATGAACAATCTCGATCCCGATGTCGCCGAGCGTCCGCATGAACTGGTGGTCTATGGCGGCATTGGTCGCGCAGCGCGCACATGGGACGATTTTGATCGGATTGTCGCGACCCTGAAGGACCTCAACGAAGATGAGACGCTGGTGGTGCAGTCGGGCAAACCGGTCGGTGTGTTCCGCACTCACAAGGATGCACCGCGTGTTTTGATCGCCAATTCCAATCTCGTACCGCACTGGGCGACATGGGACCATTTCAACGAACTGGATAAAAAGGGTCTTGCCATGTACGGCCAGATGACAGCCGGTTCGTGGATCTACATCGGCACGCAGGGCATCGTGCAGGGAACTTACGAGACCTTTGTGGAAGCCGGACGCCAACATTATGAAGGCAACCTCAAGGGCAAATGGATTTTGACCGGCGGTCTCGGTGGCATGGGCGGTGCGCAGCCACTTGCTGCAGTCATGGCCGGCGCCTGCTGCCTTGCCGTAGAATGCGACGAAACCCGCGTCGACTTCCGGCTTCGCACCCGTTACGTCGATGCGAAGGCTCACACGCTGGACGAAGCATTGGCGCTGATCGACCAGTGGACGAAAGCCGGCGAGGCAAAGTCCGTTGGCCTGATCGGTAACGCGGCGGACGTCTTCCCTGAACTCGTCCGACGGGGCATTCGCCCTGATATCGTCACCGACCAGACTTCAGCTCACGATCCGATCCATGGTTATCTGCCTGCCGGATGGACCGTTGCCGAGTGGCGCGCCAAACAGGAAAGCGATCCCAAGGCCGTTGAAGCTGCCGCCCGCGCATCGATGAAGGTGCACGTTCAGGCGATGGTGGATTTCTGGAACGCAGGCGTTCCCACCCTCGACTACGGCAACAACATTCGTCAGGTGGCCAAAGACGAGGGCCTTGAAAATGCTTTTGCCTTTCCGGGTTTTGTTCCGGCCTATATCCGCCCGCTGTTTTGCCGCGGTATCGGCCCGTTCCGTTGGGCTGCCCTGTCCGGTGACCCGGAGGATATCTACAAGACCGATGCGAAGGTGAGGGAGCTGTTGCCTGATAACAAGCACCTGCACAACTGGCTGGACATGGCGCGCGAACGCATCGCCTTCCAGGGTCTTCCGGCGCGAATTTGCTGGGTTGGTCTCGGCGATCGTCATCGTCTCGGCCTCGCCTTCAATGAGATGGTGAGGAATGGTGAATTGAAAGCGCCGATCGTCATCGGTCGTGACCACCTCGACAGTGGATCGGTCGCGTCCCCGAATCGCGAAACGGAAGCCATGAAGGATGGATCAGATGCCGTGTCCGACTGGCCGCTTCTGAATGCGCTGCTCAACACGGCATCCGGCGCCACCTGGGTATCGTTGCACCACGGCGGCGGTGTCGGCATGGGCTTTTCGCAACATTCTGGCATGGTCATTTGCTGCGATGGTAGCGATGACGCTTCCCGTCGCATCGAGCGGGTTTTGTGGAACGACCCGGCGACCGGCGTGATGCGCCACGCCGATGCCGGTTACGACATCGCGATCGACTGCGCGAAAGAACAGGGTCTTCGCCTGCCCGGCATTCTGGGAAACTGA
- the hutG gene encoding N-formylglutamate deformylase, translating to MSVFELQRGNSPVILAFPHTGNDVPAPIWNRLNDNGRILADTDWHIHELYAGLLPEATTVRATFHRYVIDANRDPSGTSLYPGQNTTGLIPETDFDGKSIWTSGEEPDETDIAYRLETFHLPYHAALAAEIERVKALHGVAILYDCHSIRSHIPFLFEGKLPDFNIGTDMGKTCDPAIEKIAVDVTDTAEGYTSILNGRFKGGWTTRHYGRPETGAHAIQMELAQSTHLQKQEPPFAYDEQKAGRLRAHLKAILTRIEKAASEMKPQGETA from the coding sequence ATGTCTGTCTTTGAACTGCAACGTGGCAATTCACCGGTCATTTTAGCTTTTCCCCACACCGGTAACGACGTGCCGGCGCCGATCTGGAACCGCTTGAATGACAATGGACGCATCCTCGCGGACACTGATTGGCATATTCATGAGCTTTATGCGGGTCTGTTGCCGGAGGCGACGACGGTTCGGGCAACGTTCCACCGATACGTCATCGACGCAAACCGCGATCCGTCCGGTACCAGCCTCTATCCCGGCCAGAACACCACCGGCCTTATCCCTGAGACGGATTTTGATGGGAAATCCATCTGGACTTCGGGAGAAGAACCGGATGAAACCGATATCGCTTATCGGCTGGAGACATTCCACCTGCCCTATCATGCCGCACTTGCTGCCGAGATTGAGCGTGTGAAAGCCCTGCATGGCGTTGCCATCCTTTACGATTGCCATTCGATCCGCTCGCATATTCCGTTTCTGTTCGAGGGCAAGCTGCCGGATTTCAATATCGGCACGGACATGGGCAAGACCTGCGATCCCGCAATCGAGAAGATCGCTGTTGACGTCACAGACACGGCGGAAGGTTACACCAGCATCCTGAACGGCCGTTTCAAAGGCGGCTGGACGACGCGCCATTATGGCAGACCGGAAACCGGAGCGCATGCCATTCAAATGGAGCTCGCCCAATCCACACATCTGCAAAAACAAGAGCCGCCTTTTGCTTATGACGAGCAGAAAGCCGGGCGTCTTCGTGCCCATCTGAAAGCCATTCTGACGCGCATCGAAAAAGCTGCGTCCGAGATGAAACCACAAGGGGAAACAGCATGA
- the hutH gene encoding histidine ammonia-lyase, producing MTITLHPGAVPLTDLANIYWNNGAARLDRSFDAGIEKAARRIAEIAAGNAPVYGINTGFGKLASIKIDAADVATLQRNLILSHCCGVGAPLPENVVRLIMALKLISLGRGASGVRLELVRLIEGMLDKGVIPAIPEKGSVGASGDLAPLAHMAAVMMGEGEAFYQGALLPAAEALAKAALQPVVLAAKEGLALINGTQTSTALALAGLFRAHRAAQAALITGALSTDAAMGSSAPFHPDIHTLRGHKGQIDAGAALRQLLEGSEIRVSHIEGDERVQDPYCIRCQPQVDGACLDLLRQVARTLEIEANAVTDNPLVLSDNSVVSGGNFHAEPVAFAADQIALAICEIGAIAQRRIALLVDPSLSYGLPAFLSKKPGLNSGLMIAEVTSAALMSENKQMSHPASVDSTPTSANQEDHVSMACHGARRLLAMTENLFAILGIEALSAVQGVELRGPLKTSPELQKAIDVLRAEIPSLEDDRFMAPELKTAAELIATGALVSAISTNILPKLEV from the coding sequence ATGACGATCACACTTCATCCAGGCGCGGTGCCGCTTACCGATCTCGCCAACATCTACTGGAACAACGGCGCCGCCAGACTTGACCGCTCGTTTGATGCCGGCATTGAAAAGGCTGCGCGGCGTATTGCCGAAATCGCAGCCGGCAACGCCCCGGTTTATGGGATCAACACCGGCTTCGGCAAACTCGCTTCGATCAAGATCGATGCTGCCGACGTTGCCACCCTGCAGCGCAATCTCATCCTCTCGCATTGCTGCGGCGTCGGCGCGCCATTGCCGGAAAACGTCGTTCGCCTGATCATGGCCTTGAAGCTCATTTCGCTCGGCCGTGGCGCATCCGGCGTGCGGCTGGAGCTTGTCCGCCTGATTGAAGGGATGCTCGATAAGGGCGTCATTCCCGCCATTCCGGAAAAAGGTTCGGTTGGCGCATCCGGCGATCTGGCGCCGCTTGCTCATATGGCAGCTGTCATGATGGGGGAAGGCGAGGCCTTTTATCAGGGCGCACTTTTGCCTGCAGCAGAGGCGCTGGCGAAAGCCGCGCTTCAACCGGTCGTTCTCGCCGCAAAAGAAGGTCTTGCCCTCATCAATGGCACACAGACGTCCACGGCGCTCGCCCTTGCCGGCCTTTTCAGGGCGCATCGGGCAGCACAGGCGGCGTTGATCACCGGTGCGCTTTCCACCGACGCGGCCATGGGTTCGTCCGCGCCTTTCCATCCGGATATTCACACCCTGCGCGGCCATAAAGGTCAGATCGATGCTGGTGCTGCCCTGCGCCAGCTTCTTGAAGGCTCCGAAATTCGCGTCAGTCATATTGAAGGGGATGAGCGTGTACAGGACCCCTACTGCATTCGCTGCCAACCACAGGTCGACGGCGCCTGCCTGGACCTTCTGCGTCAGGTCGCCCGAACGCTCGAGATCGAAGCCAATGCCGTGACGGACAATCCGCTGGTGCTCTCCGACAATTCTGTCGTCTCAGGCGGAAACTTCCATGCCGAGCCGGTGGCCTTTGCCGCCGACCAGATCGCGTTGGCAATTTGCGAAATCGGTGCAATCGCCCAACGACGCATCGCACTTCTGGTTGATCCCTCACTGTCTTACGGCCTACCGGCCTTCCTGTCGAAAAAGCCCGGTTTGAACTCAGGCCTGATGATCGCGGAAGTCACATCCGCGGCGCTGATGAGCGAAAACAAACAGATGTCTCATCCGGCCTCGGTCGATTCGACACCAACCTCCGCCAACCAGGAAGACCATGTTTCCATGGCCTGCCACGGCGCACGTCGCCTTCTGGCGATGACCGAAAACCTCTTTGCCATTCTCGGCATCGAGGCACTGTCGGCAGTACAGGGTGTCGAACTGCGCGGCCCGCTGAAAACGAGCCCCGAACTGCAGAAGGCGATCGACGTGCTTCGCGCCGAAATTCCATCCTTGGAAGACGACCGCTTCATGGCACCGGAGCTGAAGACAGCGGCAGAATTGATTGCGACGGGCGCGCTCGTTTCAGCAATCTCGACCAACATCTTGCCAAAACTGGAGGTTTGA
- a CDS encoding imidazolonepropionase: MPGNKSSNETTSLLSEKVWRNARLATLDPSLTGLGIIENGAIAVRNGRIVFVGAEAALPADLADINKTIDCQGRWITPALIDCHTHLVFGGNRAMEFEMRLNGATYEEIAKAGGGIVSSVRDTRTLSEEALVAQALPRLDTLLSEGVSTIEIKSGYGLNIETELKMLRVARKLQTLRPIRILTSYLAAHATPTEYKGRNADYINDVVLPGLEQAHAEGLVDAVDGFCEGIAFSVEDMRRVFDKAKQLGLPVKLHAEQLSNLGGSELAASFGALSADHLEYLDEKGANALAEAGTVAVLLPGAFYALREKQAPPVQALRDAVCDIALATDCNPGTSPLTSLLLTMNMGATLFRLTVEECLTATTRTAAKALGLTSETGTLEVGKSADLAIWDIERPSELVYRIGFNPLHSRIFKGETVSP, from the coding sequence ATGCCCGGGAACAAATCTTCGAACGAAACAACCTCGCTTTTGTCCGAAAAGGTGTGGCGTAACGCTCGGCTCGCGACCCTCGACCCATCACTGACCGGCCTGGGAATCATCGAAAACGGAGCGATTGCCGTTCGAAACGGACGTATCGTCTTTGTCGGCGCGGAAGCCGCCTTGCCCGCCGACCTCGCCGACATAAATAAGACGATCGATTGCCAGGGACGCTGGATCACTCCCGCACTGATCGACTGCCACACCCATCTGGTCTTCGGTGGCAATCGCGCCATGGAATTCGAGATGCGTTTGAATGGCGCAACCTACGAGGAAATCGCCAAGGCGGGCGGCGGCATCGTCTCTTCCGTGCGGGATACGCGCACACTTTCAGAAGAAGCACTGGTGGCGCAGGCCCTGCCCCGTCTCGATACGTTGCTTTCCGAAGGCGTTTCGACCATCGAAATCAAGTCGGGTTACGGCCTCAATATCGAGACCGAACTTAAAATGCTGCGTGTGGCGCGCAAACTGCAGACACTTCGCCCGATCCGCATCCTTACCAGCTATCTTGCCGCCCACGCGACGCCGACAGAATACAAGGGTCGAAACGCAGATTACATCAACGATGTCGTTCTGCCCGGGCTTGAACAGGCCCATGCCGAAGGCCTGGTCGATGCCGTCGACGGTTTTTGCGAAGGCATCGCCTTCTCCGTGGAAGACATGCGCCGCGTGTTCGACAAGGCAAAACAGCTCGGTCTGCCCGTCAAACTCCATGCCGAACAGCTTTCCAATCTCGGTGGTTCCGAGCTGGCCGCTTCTTTTGGCGCTCTTTCCGCCGATCATCTGGAGTATCTGGATGAGAAAGGCGCGAACGCACTGGCCGAGGCGGGAACGGTTGCCGTTCTTCTTCCAGGTGCCTTTTATGCATTGCGTGAAAAACAGGCGCCCCCTGTTCAGGCATTGCGTGATGCGGTTTGCGACATCGCGCTGGCCACCGATTGCAATCCCGGCACCTCACCGCTGACCTCTCTATTGTTGACGATGAACATGGGCGCGACACTCTTCCGTCTGACCGTGGAAGAATGCCTGACCGCCACGACCCGCACGGCCGCAAAAGCACTCGGCCTCACCTCGGAAACCGGCACGCTGGAGGTTGGCAAGTCTGCGGACCTGGCAATCTGGGACATCGAGCGCCCAAGCGAGCTTGTTTACCGCATCGGTTTTAACCCGCTTCATAGCCGCATTTTCAAGGGAGAGACGGTTTCCCCATGA
- a CDS encoding formimidoylglutamate deiminase, protein MTAIHAESALLPNGWAHDVRIVFQDGLIASIEVGSSPRLQDDCHPVVVPAMPNLHSHAFQRAMAGLAEIRGPSDDSFWSWRTVMYKFALSMTPDQVEAVAAQLYMEMLEAGFGRVGEFHYLHNDRDGSHYDNVAEMGERIGAAASETGIGLTLLPVFYAHSGFGGLPPIEGQRRFIHSLDSYQRLMQGAERVVKALPGAVLGIAPHSLRAVTGEELTAIEPLAKGGPIHIHVAEQVKEVQDSLAFSGARPVEWLLANAAVDARWCLIHATHMTEAETHSVAKSGAIAGLCPITEANLGDGTFSAQDFLAAAGRFGVGSDSNILISVAEELRMLEYSQRLSLRARNVIAEPGSSTGQRLFGSSLEGGSIALSATAKIDIGASADVVALDMSDVPYIASQQVLDQWIFASGVRVGSVWVRGKELVQSGRHIRREAITRRFHKVMADLVNS, encoded by the coding sequence GTGACGGCAATTCACGCGGAATCGGCGCTGCTGCCGAACGGTTGGGCACACGACGTCCGTATCGTTTTTCAGGATGGGCTTATCGCCTCGATAGAGGTGGGGTCGTCACCGCGCCTGCAGGACGATTGTCATCCTGTCGTGGTTCCCGCCATGCCCAATCTCCATAGTCACGCTTTCCAGCGCGCAATGGCCGGGCTGGCGGAAATTCGTGGGCCATCGGACGACAGTTTCTGGAGCTGGCGCACTGTCATGTACAAATTCGCCCTCAGTATGACCCCGGACCAGGTGGAGGCTGTTGCAGCCCAGCTCTATATGGAGATGCTGGAAGCCGGTTTTGGCCGGGTTGGCGAGTTTCATTATCTGCACAATGACCGCGATGGCTCGCATTACGACAACGTGGCTGAAATGGGTGAGCGGATCGGCGCGGCGGCATCCGAAACCGGTATCGGCTTGACCTTGCTGCCAGTGTTTTACGCGCATTCCGGTTTCGGTGGATTGCCGCCGATCGAAGGCCAAAGACGCTTCATCCATTCGCTCGACAGCTACCAGCGCCTGATGCAGGGCGCCGAACGGGTTGTAAAGGCCTTGCCTGGTGCGGTGTTGGGGATTGCACCGCACAGTCTGCGCGCCGTGACCGGCGAAGAGTTGACAGCGATTGAACCGCTGGCAAAAGGCGGCCCCATTCATATTCATGTCGCCGAACAGGTGAAGGAAGTTCAGGATAGTTTGGCGTTCTCTGGCGCGCGGCCTGTGGAGTGGCTTCTGGCCAACGCTGCTGTGGATGCTCGCTGGTGCCTAATCCATGCCACCCATATGACGGAGGCGGAAACGCACAGCGTGGCGAAAAGCGGTGCTATTGCCGGTCTTTGTCCCATCACTGAGGCCAATCTGGGAGACGGCACATTTTCCGCTCAGGATTTCCTCGCCGCAGCAGGGCGTTTTGGTGTCGGCTCGGATTCCAATATCCTCATTTCGGTCGCCGAGGAGTTGCGGATGCTGGAATATTCGCAGCGGCTCTCGCTGCGGGCGCGCAACGTTATCGCGGAGCCTGGTTCATCGACAGGTCAGAGGCTTTTTGGATCGTCACTGGAAGGTGGTAGTATCGCATTGAGTGCGACCGCCAAGATCGATATTGGCGCGAGTGCCGATGTCGTGGCGCTTGATATGTCCGATGTCCCCTATATCGCCAGCCAGCAAGTGCTGGATCAGTGGATATTTGCCAGCGGCGTTCGAGTCGGTTCGGTCTGGGTCCGCGGCAAAGAACTGGTACAATCGGGTCGGCATATCCGTCGCGAGGCAATCACCCGCCGCTTCCACAAGGTCATGGCTGATCTGGTGAATAGCTGA
- the hutC gene encoding histidine utilization repressor produces the protein MAKTSVKEATLHQRILGEIEGRIVSGEWPPGHRLPFEVELAAHYDCSRMTVNKVMTQLAKAGLIERRKKSGSFVRQPQVQSAVLEIHDIRAEVESLGLDYRFTVLRCVRRKAKPEDLVHLDADPGNEFLDIACIHFAGTHEFCVEQRLINLKAVPDAANADFSEVAPGPWLLQHVPWSTAEHRICAVSASREISRILGVQERQACLVVERRTWSKAGPVTYVRFTYPGDAHAFVARFSPSTDLDSGL, from the coding sequence GTGGCGAAAACATCGGTCAAAGAAGCGACCTTGCATCAACGCATTCTGGGCGAGATCGAAGGGCGCATCGTTTCCGGAGAATGGCCGCCGGGCCACAGGCTGCCGTTCGAAGTCGAGCTTGCAGCGCACTATGATTGCTCCCGAATGACCGTCAACAAGGTCATGACACAGCTTGCCAAGGCTGGTTTGATCGAGCGTCGCAAGAAATCAGGCAGTTTTGTCAGGCAGCCCCAGGTTCAGTCCGCCGTTCTTGAAATTCATGATATCCGCGCCGAGGTCGAATCTCTGGGACTGGATTATCGCTTCACGGTGCTGCGTTGTGTTCGGCGCAAAGCCAAACCAGAAGATCTGGTGCATCTGGATGCCGATCCCGGCAATGAGTTCCTGGATATTGCCTGCATTCATTTCGCCGGCACCCATGAATTCTGTGTCGAACAGCGGTTGATCAATCTGAAGGCCGTGCCTGATGCGGCAAACGCTGACTTCAGTGAGGTTGCTCCGGGCCCCTGGCTCCTGCAACATGTTCCGTGGAGCACTGCCGAACATCGTATCTGTGCCGTCTCCGCATCGAGAGAAATCTCCCGCATATTGGGTGTGCAGGAAAGACAGGCTTGCCTGGTGGTTGAGCGTCGCACGTGGAGCAAGGCGGGTCCCGTGACCTATGTTCGTTTCACCTATCCCGGCGACGCACATGCGTTTGTCGCACGTTTCAGCCCGTCGACGGATCTGGATTCGGGACTGTGA